The genomic interval CGACGCTCGAGCAGATGGCCGGCCAGATGATCGTCATCGGCTTTCAGGGCGACGATGTAAGCAGCGCGCCCGTCGTCGCGCTCCGTGATGAACTGGCCGCCGGTCGCATTGGCGGGGTCATGTTCCTCAAAACCAACGTCAAAACGCTCGACGCCGTTTCCAAGATGAACGCCGCATTCCGCGCTGCGTCGCCGGAGCTGTTGCCCTTCATCACGCTCGATCAGGAGGGCGGGGCGGTTGAGCGCCTGACAAAGGCGGTTGGCTTCGAAGAAATCCCCAACGCCGCCAGTATTGCCGCCAACAATACCCCCGAGCAGGCCGAAGCCATCTATGCCAAGATGGCTGCCTCGATTGCCGAACTCGGTTTCACCGTCAATTTCGGCCCCGTCGCCGATGTGAACCTCAACCCCAACAACCAGGTCATCGCCCGGTTTGGCCGTGCGTTCAGCGCTGATCCCGAAGTGGTCGCCGCCTATGACGAAGCGTTCGTTCGAGCGCACCACACGGCGGGGCTGCTGACCTCGCTCAAGCATTTCCCCGGCCACGGCTCATCGACCGCCGATAGCCATGAAGGTTTTGTCGATATCACCCAGACCTGGCAGCCCAGCGAACTCGATCCCTACCGCATCCTGATCGCCGACGACCTCGCCGACATGGTGATGGTTGGCCACCTCTATCATGCCGATTATTCCGACGCCGACGCCAAGACCCCGTCGTCGCTATCGCCGCAATGGATCACCGGCGTCCTGCGTGACGACCTCGGTTTTAACGG from Devosia sp. 2618 carries:
- a CDS encoding glycoside hydrolase family 3 N-terminal domain-containing protein; the protein is MTRNFLRLAAIATAALALPLTVQAATLEQMAGQMIVIGFQGDDVSSAPVVALRDELAAGRIGGVMFLKTNVKTLDAVSKMNAAFRAASPELLPFITLDQEGGAVERLTKAVGFEEIPNAASIAANNTPEQAEAIYAKMAASIAELGFTVNFGPVADVNLNPNNQVIARFGRAFSADPEVVAAYDEAFVRAHHTAGLLTSLKHFPGHGSSTADSHEGFVDITQTWQPSELDPYRILIADDLADMVMVGHLYHADYSDADAKTPSSLSPQWITGVLRDDLGFNGVVISDDLEMGAIRDHFTLEETVTSAVRAGMDVLLFSNTAKYRAGLGQEILDILVAEAKVDPTFEARIEQSYDRIVALKARIR